In one Nitrospirota bacterium genomic region, the following are encoded:
- a CDS encoding universal stress protein, with protein sequence MKGYRKILIAVNGSKNVLAEGLKLAGDEQCWVTVVKVIPPNEGDLNLTGIKNIGDVLDSGGERVISEFQDIAEAERTLIKTRLEEGKTHEKIIEVAEEERCDLIILGAQKKKNPLLKIFGGNTIEKVIQEAPCPVLVVGI encoded by the coding sequence ATGAAAGGGTATAGAAAAATACTGATAGCGGTAAACGGATCGAAGAATGTTCTTGCCGAGGGGCTGAAGCTTGCCGGAGACGAGCAATGCTGGGTGACAGTCGTTAAAGTCATCCCTCCGAATGAGGGAGACCTTAACCTTACCGGCATCAAGAATATCGGAGATGTCCTTGACAGCGGGGGTGAGAGAGTAATATCAGAGTTTCAGGATATTGCGGAGGCTGAAAGGACGCTAATCAAAACGAGGCTTGAAGAAGGCAAGACCCATGAGAAGATAATTGAAGTTGCTGAAGAGGAAAGATGCGACCTCATTATTCTCGGTGCTCAGAAAAAGAAAAATCCGCTGTTAAAAATCTTCGGCGGCAATACAATTGAAAAGGTCATTCAAGAGGCTCCCTGCCCTGTGCTTGTGGTTGGCATTTAA
- a CDS encoding universal stress protein has translation MYKTLLVGYDDSKYSKAALIEAANWVRRHGGKLFLAHAVFFDTEEFSIAPEQQEKRLKIGGKLCQETKEKIVSEFGIEATSLLCEGEPPAVILDVAEGKNADLIVMGTYGRRGLNRLLMGSVTSRVIVNSKVDVLVVKKPCTECTGIYKSILVPFDGSEFSKKALGRACQLSKVDGADITVLYVIPRYEEMIGFFRTESIKQSLFKEAEKIMDEAKKIALSHGVSIAVTIQDGHAGDEIIETANGLKNDLIVMGTYGWKGVNKAIMGSTTERVIMNAKCPVLVVR, from the coding sequence ATGTATAAAACACTATTAGTCGGCTATGACGATTCGAAATACAGCAAGGCAGCGTTAATTGAAGCTGCCAATTGGGTTAGAAGACACGGCGGAAAACTATTCCTTGCCCACGCTGTCTTCTTCGATACCGAGGAATTCAGCATTGCGCCGGAACAGCAGGAGAAGCGCCTGAAAATCGGCGGAAAACTCTGTCAGGAGACAAAGGAGAAAATAGTCTCGGAGTTCGGCATCGAAGCTACTTCGCTCCTCTGCGAAGGAGAACCGCCGGCGGTTATTCTGGATGTTGCTGAAGGGAAGAACGCAGACCTCATCGTTATGGGGACATACGGCAGGCGTGGACTCAACAGGCTGCTTATGGGGAGTGTGACCTCCCGTGTGATAGTAAATTCAAAAGTTGATGTCTTGGTGGTGAAGAAACCATGCACAGAATGTACAGGCATCTACAAATCAATTCTCGTACCTTTTGACGGCTCCGAATTCAGCAAAAAGGCACTCGGTCGTGCCTGTCAATTATCGAAGGTTGACGGTGCAGATATAACAGTGCTGTATGTTATTCCTCGTTATGAGGAAATGATAGGATTCTTCAGGACCGAATCCATAAAACAGAGCCTTTTCAAGGAGGCGGAGAAGATTATGGATGAAGCTAAAAAAATTGCTTTATCTCATGGAGTATCCATAGCAGTTACCATTCAGGATGGACACGCAGGGGACGAAATTATAGAGACCGCAAATGGACTGAAAAATGACTTGATAGTAATGGGGACTTATGGATGGAAAGGTGTTAATAAGGCAATTATGGGAAGCACAACAGAGAGGGTAATTATGAATGCCAAATGTCCCGTGCTTGTGGTGAGGTGA